A DNA window from Ipomoea triloba cultivar NCNSP0323 chromosome 10, ASM357664v1 contains the following coding sequences:
- the LOC116033607 gene encoding vascular-related unknown protein 1-like isoform X1 — MSLSKKNMDAAEESGWTDYLQDFSVGNQRDTNGGDYYDDDSFNGGASLLSDAASHPAWKHINKNPSSSPCPYSSLPGSQALNRLNFKKAVVRPNTKLSDPDLEDTASSPVNSPKVSSLKQMENNYRRQEINSGNYVGKGADFQDYPEMQGEGRRNINFAAKSDEDNIDLKKRGLCVMSLFMNYSNNNNN; from the exons ATGAGTCTATCCAAGAAGAATATGGATGCGGCGGAGGAGAGTGGGTGGACGGATTATTTGCAGGATTTCTCAGTGGGAAACCAAAGGGATACTAATGGTGGAgattattatgatgatgataGCTTTAATGGTGGAGCTTCTTTGCTGTCTGATGCTGCTTCTCACCCTGCATGGAAACATATTAATAAGAACCCATCATCATCACCATGCCCTTATTCTTCACTGCCTGGCTCTCAGGCTCTCAACAGACTAAATTTCAAGAAAGCAGTAGTAAGACCCAACACCAAACTCTCTGATCCTGATTTGGAAGACACTGCCAGCTCTCCTGTCAACAGTCCAAAG GTTAGTAGTCTCAAGCAGATGGAGAACAATTACAGGAGACAAGAAATCAATTCTGGGAATTATGTG GGAAAGGGAGCTGACTTTCAAGATTACCCAGAAATGCAGGGAGAGGGAAGAAGAAACATAAATTTTGCTGCAAAGAGTGATGAGGACAATATAGACTTGAAGAAAAGAGGGTTATGTGTAATGTCCTTGTTTAtgaattatagtaataataataataattga
- the LOC116033607 gene encoding vascular-related unknown protein 1-like isoform X3, with amino-acid sequence MSLSKKNMDAAEESGWTDYLQDFSVGNQRDTNGGDYYDDDSFNGGASLLSDAASHPAWKHINKNPSSSPCPYSSLPGSQALNRLNFKKAVVRPNTKLSDPDLEDTASSPVNSPKVSSLKQMENNYRRQEINSGNYVKCREREEET; translated from the exons ATGAGTCTATCCAAGAAGAATATGGATGCGGCGGAGGAGAGTGGGTGGACGGATTATTTGCAGGATTTCTCAGTGGGAAACCAAAGGGATACTAATGGTGGAgattattatgatgatgataGCTTTAATGGTGGAGCTTCTTTGCTGTCTGATGCTGCTTCTCACCCTGCATGGAAACATATTAATAAGAACCCATCATCATCACCATGCCCTTATTCTTCACTGCCTGGCTCTCAGGCTCTCAACAGACTAAATTTCAAGAAAGCAGTAGTAAGACCCAACACCAAACTCTCTGATCCTGATTTGGAAGACACTGCCAGCTCTCCTGTCAACAGTCCAAAG GTTAGTAGTCTCAAGCAGATGGAGAACAATTACAGGAGACAAGAAATCAATTCTGGGAATTATGTG AAATGCAGGGAGAGGGAAGAAGAAACATAA
- the LOC116033607 gene encoding vascular-related unknown protein 1-like isoform X2, whose amino-acid sequence MSLSKKNMDAAEESGWTDYLQDFSVGNQRDTNGGDYYDDDSFNGGASLLSDAASHPAWKHINKNPSSSPCPYSSLPGSQALNRLNFKKAVVRPNTKLSDPDLEDTASSPVNSPKVSSLKQMENNYRRQEINSGNYVGVIMVIGKGS is encoded by the exons ATGAGTCTATCCAAGAAGAATATGGATGCGGCGGAGGAGAGTGGGTGGACGGATTATTTGCAGGATTTCTCAGTGGGAAACCAAAGGGATACTAATGGTGGAgattattatgatgatgataGCTTTAATGGTGGAGCTTCTTTGCTGTCTGATGCTGCTTCTCACCCTGCATGGAAACATATTAATAAGAACCCATCATCATCACCATGCCCTTATTCTTCACTGCCTGGCTCTCAGGCTCTCAACAGACTAAATTTCAAGAAAGCAGTAGTAAGACCCAACACCAAACTCTCTGATCCTGATTTGGAAGACACTGCCAGCTCTCCTGTCAACAGTCCAAAG GTTAGTAGTCTCAAGCAGATGGAGAACAATTACAGGAGACAAGAAATCAATTCTGGGAATTATGTG ggtGTGATTATGGTTATAGGGAAAGGGAGCTGA
- the LOC116032501 gene encoding bifunctional aspartokinase/homoserine dehydrogenase 1, chloroplastic-like: protein MALSPIAPPRSGSLTAYAFSPATTSNANSKKASSSFTNISLRSPFHRSSPLKIDCSSQWSTSDMPNSHVAIASAEKTQLPKGDSWSVHKFGGTCVGSSERIQNVADVISKDTSERKLIVVSAMSKVTDMMYDLIYKAQSRDDLYTSALDAVHEKHKLTAVDLLDGSDLAAFLSKLHDDINNLKAMLHAIYIAGHATESFSDFVVGHGELWSAHLLSLVVKKNGLDCNWMDTREVLIVNPTSSNQVDPDYQASEERLDQWYSKNPSKTIIATGFIASTPHNISTTLKRDGSDFSAAIMGSLVRARQVTIWTDVDGVYSADPRKVSEAVILKTLTYQEAWEMSYFGANVLHPRTIVPVMQYNIPIVIKNIFNLSAPGTMICQSPDSEHEEGQGSESLVKGFATIDNLALVNVEGTGMAGVPGTASAIFSAVKDVGANVIMISQASSEHSVCFAVPEKEVKAVADVLESRFSQALGAGRLSQIAVIPNCSILAAVGQRMASTPGVSATLFSALAKANINVRAIAQGCSEYNITVVVKREDCVRALRAVHSRFYLTKTTIAVGIIGPGLIGSTLLDQLKDQAAFLKEKFNIDLRVMGITGSKKMLLSEKGVDLTRWKALLSEKGDIADMNKFVQHVRENHFIPNTVLVDCTADSYVASHYYDWLHRGIHVITPNKKANSGPLNQYLKLRALQRQSYTHFFYEATVGAGLPIISTLRGLLETGDKILKIEGIFSGTLSYIFNNFMGSRPFSEVVKEAKEAGYTEPDPRDDLSGTDVARKVIILARECGLKLELSDILVKNLVPEPLRACASAEDFMQQLPQFDEDLAKQRREAEAAGEVLRYVGVVDVANQEGTVKLHRYEKGHPFTQLSGSDNIIAFTTERYEKQPLIVRGPGAGAEVTAGGVFSDILRLASYLGAPS from the exons ATGGCACTATCTCCCATCGCTCCGCCGCGCTCCGGCAGCTTGACCGCCTACGCTTTCTCACCGGCAACTACTTCAAATGCCAATTCTAAGAAGGCATCATCTTCTTTCACCAATATATCTCTGCGTTCTCCCTTCCACCGCTCTTCTCCTCTCAA AATTGATTGTAGTTCACAATGGAGCACAAGTGACATGCCAAATTCACATGTAGCTATTGCAAGTGCAG AGAAAACTCAGCTTCCCAAGGGTGATAGTTGGAGTGTGCATAAATTTGGTGGTACTTGTGTGGGAAGCTCTGAAAGGATACAGAATGTTGCAGATGTAATAAGCAAGGATACATCAGAGAGAAAATTGATTGTTGTGTCTGCAATGTCAAAAGTGACTGATATGATGTATGATTTAATATATAAAGCTCAATCTCGGGATGATTTATATACGAGTGCATTGGATGCTGTTCATGAGAAACACAAGTTAACTGCAGTAGATTTACTTGATGGAAGTGATCTTGCAGCTTTCTTATCAAAACTGCATGATGATATCAACAACCTTAAAGCCATGCTTCATGCAATATATATTG CTGGTCATGCAACAGAATCATTTTCAGATTTTGTTGTCGGTCATGGAGAGCTATGGTCTGCTCACTTGCTATCTTTAGTTGTCAAAAAG AATGGTCTGGACTGTAACTGGATGGACACCAGGGAGGTCCTTATTGTAAACCCTACTAGTTCTAATCAAGTTGATCCAGATTATCAAGCATCGGAGGAAAGACTTGATCAATGGTACTCTAAAAACCCATCTAAGACAATCATTGCAACTGGTTTTATAGCGAGCACACCCCATAATATATCTACCACTTTGAAGAGAGATGGCAGTGACTTTTCTGCTGCTATTATGGGTTCTCTTGTTAGAGCACGCCAAGTTACAATATGGACAGATGTTGATGGCGTGTACAGTGCAGACCCAAGAAAAG TCAGTGAGGCAGTAATACTGAAGACATTGACATACCAAGAGGCATGGGAAATG TCATATTTTGGTGCTAATGTCTTACACCCTCGAACAATTGTTCCTGTGATGCAATACAACATTCCAATTGTCATAAAGAATATCTTCAACCTTTCTGCACCTGGAACAATGATCTGCCAGTCCCCTGACAGTGAACATGAAGAGGGACAGGGATCAGAATCCCTTGTCAAAGGATTTGCAACAATAGACAATCTAGCACTCGTGAATGTTGAAGG AACTGGAATGGCTGGTGTTCCTGGTACAGCTAGTGCTATTTTCAGTGCAGTGAAAGATGTCGGAGCTAATGTCATCATGATTTCCCAG GCCAGTAGTGAGCACTCAGTATGCTTTGCTGTACCTGAAAAAGAAGTAAAAGCAGTTGCTGATGTTTTAGAATCCAGATTTTCTCAGGCTCTGGGTGCAGGGCGCCTTTCCCAG atTGCAGTGATCCCAAACTGTAGCATTTTAGCTGCAGTTGGTCAAAGAATGGCAAGTACACCAGGAGTGAGTGCTACACTTTTCTCTGCTCTTGCGAAG GCGAATATCAATGTTCGTGCCATAGCTCAAGGTTGCTCAGAGTACAACATCACAGTAGTTGTTAAACGAGAAGATTGTGTAAGGGCTTTACGTGCTGTGCACTCAAGATTCTATTTGACAAAAACAACAATTGCAGTTGGTATCATTGGACCTGGGTTGATTGGTAGTACATTGCTTGACCAGCTCAAAGATCAG GCTGCGTTCTTAAAGGAAAAGTTTAACATTGATTTGCGTGTTATGGGTATTACTGGATCAAAGAAAATGCTATTATCTGAGAA GGGTGTTGACTTGACAAGGTGGAAAGCGCTATTAAGTGAAAAAGGAGATATTGCTGACATGAATAAGTTTGTTCAGCATGTTCGTGAAAATCATTTTATCCCAAATACTGTTCTTGTAGATTGTACTGCAGATTCTTATGTTGCAAGCCATTATTATGACTGGTTGCATCGAGGAATACATGTGATCACTCCAAATAAAAAGGCCAATTCAGGACCACTTAACCAG TATTTAAAACTGAGAGCTCTTCAACGTCAATCCTATACACATTTCTTCTATGAAGCTACTGTTGGAGCTGGTTTGCCCATTATTAGTACCTTGCGTGGTCTTCTTGAAACTGGGGACAAAATATTGAAGATTGAGGGGATTTTCAG TGgaactttgagttacatattcaACAACTTCATGGGATCACGGCCTTTTAGTGAAGTGGTCAAGGAAGCAAAAGAGGCAGGTTATACTGAACCAGATCCCAGAGACGACCTATCTGGAACTGATGTTGCCAGAAAG GTAATAATTCTTGCTCGAGAGTGTGGATTGAAGCTAGAACTTTCAGATATCTTGGTTAAGAACCTCGTTCCTGAGCCATTAAGG GCCTGTGCATCAGCCGAGGACTTCATGCAGCAGCTGCCACAATTTGACGAAGACTTGGCTAAGCAAAGGCGGGAAGCTGAAGCTGCAGGGGAG GTGTTGAGATATGTTGGAGTGGTGGATGTTGCCAATCAAGAAGGGACCGTGAAATTACACAGATACGAGAAAGGGCACCCGTTCACTCAGCTCTCAGGGTCCGACAACATAATCGCCTTCACAACTGAAAGGTATGAGAAGCAGCCGCTCATTGTGCGTGGCCCAGGGGCCGGAGCTGAGGTGACTGCCGGAGGAGTTTTCAGTGACATATTACGGCTCGCCTCATACCTCGGTGCTCCCTCATAA
- the LOC116033625 gene encoding histone H2B-like, with the protein MAPKAEKKVAAEKAPAEKKPKGGKKPPKEGGAAAAGDKKKKRVKKSSETYKIYIFKVLKQVHPDLGISSKAMGIMNSFINDIFEKLAQEASRLAGYNNKRTITSSEIQTAVRLVLPGELAKHAVSEGTKAVIRFASS; encoded by the coding sequence ATGGCACCGAAGGCAGAGAAGAAGGTGGCGGCGGAGAAGGCTCCGGCAGAGAAGAAGCCCAAGGGTGGGAAGAAGCCCCCGAAGGAGGGTGGAGCCGCGGCTGCCGGagataagaagaagaagagggtgAAGAAGTCGTCGGAGACGTACAAAATCTACATCTTCAAGGTGCTGAAGCAAGTCCATCCTGACCTCGGGATCTCCAGCAAGGCCATGGGCATCATGAACAGTTTCATCAACGATATCTTCGAGAAGCTCGCGCAAGAGGCGTCTCGCTTGGCCGGCTACAACAACAAGCGGACCATCACTTCCTCTGAGATCCAGACCGCCGTCAGATTGGTTCTCCCCGGCGAATTGGCAAAGCACGCCGTCTCTGAAGGCACCAAAGCAGTCATCAGATTTGCAAGCTCTTAG